The bacterium genome window below encodes:
- the tsf gene encoding translation elongation factor Ts, whose amino-acid sequence MSFTAEDVKKLREKTGVGMMVCKEALTSANGNVDEAVEYLRKKGLAMAEKKAGRATADGLIGIEIAPDGKTAVMIEVNCETDFVAKTEQFKEMVKGLGQWALGQNKGSLTAADLAPEQLEQVKLTVAKVGENCQFKRGEKIHSQSGLVEGYLHLGSKLGVLVELDGGNSPEIKALARDLAMQVAASSPQWLSRKQVPAEVLEKEKAIYQEQVRGAGKPENVVEKIVTGKIEKFYSEVCLVEQAYVKDPQKTVEAMVKETAAKSGAALEVKRFVRFRLGE is encoded by the coding sequence ATGTCCTTTACTGCCGAAGACGTAAAAAAACTCAGGGAAAAGACCGGGGTCGGGATGATGGTCTGCAAGGAGGCCCTTACCTCCGCCAATGGAAACGTGGATGAGGCCGTGGAATACCTGCGCAAAAAAGGTTTGGCCATGGCCGAAAAGAAAGCCGGCCGGGCCACCGCCGACGGGTTGATCGGGATCGAGATCGCCCCCGACGGGAAGACCGCGGTGATGATAGAAGTGAACTGCGAGACCGATTTCGTGGCCAAGACCGAGCAGTTCAAAGAGATGGTCAAAGGCCTTGGCCAATGGGCGCTGGGGCAGAACAAGGGATCGCTGACCGCCGCCGACCTGGCCCCGGAGCAGCTGGAACAGGTGAAACTGACGGTGGCCAAGGTGGGCGAGAACTGCCAGTTCAAGCGGGGCGAGAAGATCCACAGCCAATCGGGCCTGGTGGAAGGCTACCTGCACCTGGGCAGCAAGCTGGGGGTGCTGGTGGAACTGGACGGCGGCAACTCTCCGGAGATCAAGGCCCTGGCCCGGGATCTGGCCATGCAGGTGGCGGCCTCGTCTCCCCAGTGGCTTTCCCGCAAGCAGGTTCCGGCCGAGGTGCTGGAAAAGGAAAAGGCCATTTATCAGGAGCAGGTGCGGGGCGCCGGCAAGCCGGAGAACGTGGTGGAAAAGATCGTGACCGGCAAGATAGAAAAATTCTACTCCGAGGTCTGCCTGGTGGAACAGGCCTATGTCAAGGATCCCCAGAAGACCGTGGAGGCCATGGTCAAGGAAACCGCCGCCAAGTCCGGGGCGGCCCTGGAAGTCAAGCG